The window ACGAAACATGGGTACTGTTCAATGCCATGAACGGTAACCGCGCTGAAATGAGCCCGGAAGCCGCCGGTATTGCCGCCTGTCTGATGACGTACATCCATCATGCCTGTCGTACGGAGTGTTATGCCATGACGGTCCACTATTATCGGCTGCGGGATTACGCCCTACAGCATCCGGAATGCAGCGCCATTATGCGCATCATCGACTGAATGGAGGCAGGGACAATGCAGCAGCTTTCCTTTCTGCCCGGAGAGATGACGCCCGGCGAGCGCAGTCTCATTCTGCGGGCCCTGAAAACCCTGGACCGCCATCTTCATGAACCCGGCGTGGCCTTCACCTCCACCCGTGCGGCACGGGAATGGCTGATTCTGAACATGGCGGGACTGGAGCGTGAAGAATTCCGGGTGCTGTATCTGAATAACCAGAATCAGCTGATTGCCGGTGAAACCCTCTTCACCGGCACCATCAACCGCACGGAAGTCCATCCCCGGGAAGTGATTAAACGCGCCCTGTACCACAATGCCGCTGCCGTGGTGCTGGCGCACAATCACCCGTCCGGTGAAGTCACCCCCAGTAAGGCAGACCGCCTTATCACGGAACGTCTGGTACAGGCACTGGGCCTGGTGGATATCCGGGTGCCGGACCATCTGATAGTCGGTGGCAGCCAGGTTTTCTCCTTTGCCGAACATGGTCTGCTTTAACCCGTCACAACCACATCACACCTGTTTTCACTTTTATCTTCTGTCTTCAGAGGTATCCCACCATGAAAATTATCACCCGTGGTGAAGCCATGCGTATTCACCAACAACATCCGACATCCCGTCTTTTTCCGTTCTGTACCGGTAAGTACCGCTGGCACGGCAGTGCTGAAGCGTATACCGGTCGTGAAGTGCAGGATATTCCCGGTGTGCTGGCCGTATTTGCAGAACGTCGTAAGGACAGTTTTGGCCCGTATGTCCGGCTGATGAGCGTCACCCTGAACTGAATCAGAAAGGGGATTCTGATGAGCAGCATTATCACCACCACTGTGTATACGCTGAATGAACTTTCCTGCCCGGCACAGGAAAAAGCCCGCGACTGGTACCGTCAGCATCATGCTGACAGCAACTGGTATGAAAACGTGTATGAAGATTTCAGGGAGGTCTGTGACATTTTCGGGATTGCCCCCCGCCAGCGTGTTTTCCGGCTCAGCAACGGCAGGTTTATGGAAGAGCCGTGCATCTGGTTCAGCGGATTCTGCAGCCAGGGGGACAGAGCCTGTTTTGAAGGACGCTGGCACTGGCAGCCAGCGGCCCCCCGGAAAATCAGGGAATATGCCCCGCAGGACCGTGAGCTTCATCGTATCGCGGATGCCCTGCAGGCGGTGCAGAAACGTAACTTCTGGCAGTTGCAGGCTGAAATCAGTCACCGGG is drawn from Citrobacter rodentium NBRC 105723 = DSM 16636 and contains these coding sequences:
- a CDS encoding JAB domain-containing protein, which translates into the protein MQQLSFLPGEMTPGERSLILRALKTLDRHLHEPGVAFTSTRAAREWLILNMAGLEREEFRVLYLNNQNQLIAGETLFTGTINRTEVHPREVIKRALYHNAAAVVLAHNHPSGEVTPSKADRLITERLVQALGLVDIRVPDHLIVGGSQVFSFAEHGLL
- a CDS encoding DUF987 domain-containing protein, whose product is MKIITRGEAMRIHQQHPTSRLFPFCTGKYRWHGSAEAYTGREVQDIPGVLAVFAERRKDSFGPYVRLMSVTLN